The sequence below is a genomic window from Candidatus Hydrogenedentota bacterium.
ACCACCCAACCCGCGAAAGCGCCCAAAACCACCCCCAAATCGCGGGGGACTGTACCCGCCGAAAGGTTCTGGGGGTACAGCCACTGGCTGGATTGGCGCCATTGGACAATACGTTGACCCACGTGCCAGCCAGAGGCAGTCCCCAAGGGGACTGGAGCCCGCGACAAAAACCACCCACGCCGCGAAAGCGCCCAAAACCACCGCAAAATCGCGGGGGACTGTACCCGCCGAAAAGCAGGATAGCCCGTCCCGGCTGTCCCGTATCCGCCCAAATCCCACCCACAACTTTTCTTGCTTTCACGCAATCCATGTTGTACCCTCATTTCGGGGGAAGCGCGGGCCGCGCCCCCCTCACATGAGGTAGTGTTTCATGCAGTGTTTTCGTTTCATGGCCATGGCCAGCCTGTGGACCGCCGCCATCGCTCCGATCGCTCCCGCCGATCCCATCGACTTCGGTCGCGACGTCCGCCCCGTGCTCGCGGGCAAGTGTTTCCAGTGCCACGGCCCCGATGAGGCCGCGCGCCAGGCCGGCCTTCGGCTGGACACCTTCGAGGGCGCCACGATGGCCCTGAAATCCGGCGCCCCGGCCATCGTCCCGGGCGACGCGAGCCAGGGCAGCTTCTTCGCGCGCATCACAACGCACGACGAAGTCGACCGCATGCCGCCGCCCGAGGTCAGTCCCGCGCTGGACGACGCCACGGTGGACCTCCTCCGCCGCTGGGTGAACGAGGGCGCGGCCTACGCGCCCCACTGGTCCTTCGTGAAGCCGGAGAAGGCCCCCCTGCCGCCGGTCGACGACCTGGCCTGGCCCCGCAACGCCATCGACCATTTTATCGCGGCGGGCCTGCGCGACGCCGGCCTCGCCCCCGCGCAGGAGGCCGACCGCCACACGCTCATCCGCCGCCTTTCGCTCGATCTCACCGGGCTCCCGCCCGCGCCGGAAGCGGTCGAGGCCTTCGTGAACGATCCCAGCCCCGTCGCCTATGAAAAACTCGTGGAGGACCTCCTCGCCTCCCCGCGCTTCGGCGAGCGCTGGGCCCGCATCTGGCTCGACATCGCCCGCTACGCCGACACCAAGGGCTACGAGGCCGATCGACACCGCGACATGTGGCGCTTCCGCGACTGGGTCATCGAGGCCTTCAACCAGGACATGCCGTTTGACCAGTTCACCATCGAGCAGATGGCCGGCGACCTCCTGCCCGAGCCCACCCTCGAACAGCAACTGGCCACCGCCTTCCACCGCAACACCATGACCAACGACGAAGGCGGCACGGACAACGAGGAATTCCGCACCGCCGCCGTGCTCGATCGCGTGGACACCACCATGGCCGCCTGGATGGGACTGACCATGAACTGCGCCCAGTGCCATACCCACAAGTACGACCCGATTACGCAGAAGGAGTATTACCAGTTCTACGCCTTCCTGAACCAGACCCAGGACGCCGACCTCTTTCCGGAGGAGTCCCCCGTGCTCCCCGCGCCCACGCGCGACCAGCAGCGCGAGATGGATTTTCTCCGCGAGCGCCTGGATCAGGCCGCCGACGCCATGCGCGCCGCCCTGCCCGCGCGCAACGAGCCCCAGGAAGCCTGGGAGCAGCGCATCGCGGCCGAAGGCGGCGGCGCCCCCGTCCCCGGCGCCTGGCAGTCCCTCGGCCCCATCCCGCAAGACGATTTCGAGCAGGCCTTCGCGAGTGACGGCGGCCTGGACGTTACCTCGCGCGATCTCGCCGCGCCCGAGGGCTACGAGTGGATTCCCCGCCCGGACTGGACCGACGGCGAGGTCCGCAACCTCGAAGGCCAGACCGCCATCACCTACCTCCGGCGCACCATCCAGGCCGCCGAGCCCGCCGCCTACCCCGTCAAGCTCGGCAGCAACGACGCCATCCAGGTCTGGCTCAACGGCGTGGAGGTCCACAGCAACAAGGTCCTCCGCAGCATCGAGCCCGGAAGCGACGAGGTCACGCTCAACCTCGTCGCCGGCGACAACCTCCTCCTCCTCAAGATAACCAACGCGGGCGGGGCCTACGCCTACTCCTACGAAAGCGGCTACACCGGCCTCCCGCTCGAACTGCTCAAAATCGCCCGGACGCCCGCCGCCAGCCGCGCCGCCGATCAGGCGGATCAGATCCTCGCCTACTACCGCGAACACATCGCTCCGGAACTCGCCCCGCTCCGCGATGATCGCGCCCAACTCCAGGCGCGTCTCGACGAGATCAACGCCGCCGTCCCGAAGATCCCCGTCCTCCGCGAGTTGCCCCCGGGCGAACAGCGCGCGACGCATATCTTCGAGAAGGGCAGCTTCCTGAGCCCGGGCGACGAAGTCTTCCCCGGCACGCCCGCCTTCCTGCATCCCCTCCCCTACGACGCCCCGCGCAACCGCCTCGGCATGGCCCGCTGGCTCGTCGACCGCGAAAACCCGCTCACCGCGCGCGTACTCGTCAACCGCTTCTGGACCCAGTTCTTCGGCGTCGGCATTGTCGAAACCGCCGAGGACTTCGGCCAGCAGGGCGAACTGCCCATCAACCAGCCCCTGCTCGATTGGCTCGCCGTCGATCTCATGGAAAACGGCTGGTCCATGAAGCAGCTCTGCCGCACCATCGTCACCTCCGCCACGTACCGCCAGGCCTCCGCCGTCCGGCCGGAGACCCAGGCGAAAGATCCCTACAACCGCCTCCTCGCCCGCGGGCCCCGCTTCCGCCTCGAAGCCGAAATGGTCCGCGATCAGGCCCTGGCCGCCAGCGGGCTTCTCAGCGACGACCTGTTCGGTCCCTCCGTCATGCCCCCGCAGCCCGAGGGCATCTGGCAGGTGGTCTACAGCGGCGACGAGTGGAAAACCTCCGAGGGCGGGGACCGGTACCGCCGCGGCCTCTACACCTACTGGCGCCGAACCTCCCCCTACCCCTCCATGATCACCTTCGACGCCCCCTCGCGCGAGGTCTGCACCCTGCGGCGCATTCCCACCAACACCCCGCTCCAGGCCCTCACCACCCTGAACGACCCGGTCTATGTCGAAGCCGCGCAGGCCCTGGCGCGCCGCGTGATAAGCGAAGCGCCCGACCCCTCGCTGGAAGGCCGCATCCGCCACGCCTTCCTGCTCGCCGCAAGCCGCCCGCCGGAGGACGCCGAAATCGCCACCGTGCGCCGGCTCTATGAAGACGCCCGCGCCACCTACGCCGGTAACGCCGATGGCGCCCTCGCCATGGCCACGGTCCCGCTCGGGCCCGCCCTGCCGGGTCAGGACGACGCCGAACTCGCCGCCTGGACCGTCGTCGGCAATGTACTGCTGAACCTCGATGAAGTGCTGACAAAACGATAAAGTGAGTAGGATAGGCGTCCCGCCTGTCCTGGAAAGCCGGAACGGCTATTCCACATCGGAAAAAACGCCACGGAATGTGACCACCATGAATCCTTATCTCCACTACATGCACGGGCTCACCCGCCGCCACTTCCTCCAGCGCACCGGCGCCGGCATCGGGGCCCTCGCCCTCGGCGCCCTCCTGGGCGAATCCGCCGGCGCCGCCTACGGGCAGCCGCGCGGGCCCCATTTCACGCCCACCGCCAAGCGCGTTATCTACCTCCACATGGCCGGCTCCCCGCCCCAGCTCGACCTCTTCGATTACAAGCCGAAGCTGAATGAGCTGAACGGCCAGCCCTGCCCCCAGGACTTCCTCGAAAACGAGCGCTTCGCCTTCATCACCGGCCACCCGTCCATCCTCGGCTCCCCCTACCAATTTCAGCAGCGTGGCGAAAGCGGCGCCTGGGTCTCCGAACTCATGCCCCACCTCGCGGGCGTCTCCGATGACCTCTGCATGGTCCGCTCCCTCCACACCGACCAGTTCAACCACGCCCCCGCCCAGCTCTTCCTCTACACCGGCTCCCCCCGCCTCGGTCGCCCCTCCATGGGCTCCTGGCTGACCTACGGCCTCGGCACGGAAAATCAAAACCTCCCGGGCTTTGTCGTCCTCGTATCGGGCAACAAGACGCCCGACGCCGGCAAGAGCGTATGGGGCAGCGGCTTCCTCCCCACCGTGCACCAGGGCGTGCAGTGCCGCACTACCGGCGACCCCGTCCTCTATGTCTCCAATCCCGACGGCATGGACCGCGCCATGCGCCGCCGGAGCCTCGACGCCCTCAACGAACTGAACGAACTCCATTTCGCAAAGGATGCCGACCCCGAAACCCAGACCCGCATCTCCCAATACGAGCTCGCCTACCGCATGCAGCTCTCCGTCCCCGAAGTCATGGACATCGCCGCGGAGCCCGAATACATCCACCGCCTCTACGGCTCCGACCCGGGCGCCACCTCCTTCGCCAACAACTGCCTCCTCGCGCGGCGCCTCATCGAGCAGGGCGTCCGCTTCGTCCAGCTCTTCGACTGGGGCTGGGACACCCACGGCACCAGCCCCAACGATGATATCGTCACCCACCTCCCGCTCAAGTGCCGCCTGTCCGACCGCCCCATCGCCGCCCTCATCACCGATCTCAAGCAGCGCGGCCTCCTGGAAGACACCCTCGTCGTCTGGAGCGGCGAATTCGGCCGCACCGCCATGAACGAAGCCCGAAACGGCAGCACCTTCCTCGGCCGCGACCACCATCCCCACGCCTTCACCGTCTGGATGGCCGGCGGCGGTTCCAACCGCGGCGCCCAGATCGGCCAGACCGACGAACTCGGCTACCGCATCACCGAAAACCCCATCCACATCCACGATTTCCAGGCCACCCTCATGGCCATGATGGGCTTCGACCACGAACGCCTCACCTTCCACTACCAGGGCCGCGACTACCGCCTCACCGACGTCCACGGCCGCGTCCGCCCCGAGCTGATGGCCTGATCCGGCAAACAAAGGATCGCGGACATTCCGCGGCGAAGTAAGCCCAAGCTCCCAGAAGCCCATACTCCCGCTATCGCAACCCCGGATTCCCACACTTCAAGCCCCAACCCAACCCGCGCCACACGGCTCCATTTTCGACACAGGCGCCGTGCCGCCACAATCAACCTCAACTGTTCAACCCGCGCCAACGTGGCTTGGGCTTCCAGCCTGAGACAGCGTGAGCGGTGCTTTCCAACGGCCCGTTGACGCTATGCATACAGCCTCGCAATCCCAACGCTATTCGTGTCCATTCGCGTTCATTCGCGGTTCAAAACTGATCGCGGACATTCCGCCACGGCGGCCCTTCGTCCTGTCCGCGGCAGAGAAAGCGTCAACCCCACCCCAAGTGCGCGCACACTTCACCGCGCCTCTCTTCACGGGGTACAGCCTCGGGCTGGCCTGAAGCCTGCGTTCCTGTCTCATGCATCCGCGCCAGCCCGATGCAGTCCCCCTCCCCCAAAATCACCCCCGATACACCAGAAACCCCATATACACCACATACAGCCCCACCAGCACCGCCCCCTCTCGCCGTTGCAGCGTATGCGGCGTCCGCCCCGTAAACATGAAGCCAAACAGCAACAACGTCGCCACCAGCATCACCCCCATGTCGAGATTGTTCGTTTCGTTGTATTCCACGCTGTGAAACACACTCGTCAGCCCCGCCACGATGAAAATATTGAATATGTTCGAACCCACGACGTTCCCCACGGCAATATCCACATTCTTTCGGTACGCCGCCATCCCCGAGGTCGCAAGCTCCGGAAGCGACGTTCCGATCGCGATCACCGTAAGCCCGATAAACGCCTGGCTCATCCCCCACGACAGGGCAATCTGCTCCGCGCTGGTCACCGACAGGCGCCCCCCGATGACGAGACCCGCAATACCCACGACGATTTCCACAATCGACCGCGGCAGCGGGTCCGACGCCGGCTCCTCCAGCCATTCCTTGTCCTTGTCGTCCTTCACAAGCTGCACGACGTAGTACATGAAAGCGCAGAAGAAACCCAACAGCACCAGCCCATCGATATGGCCCAGGCGGGAAACCTCGTCCCCCTCGACAAGACGGTCGTTCAGCAGCACGAAAAACAAGATCGCCGCCCCCAGCGTAAAGGGTATCTCCTTCCAGACCGTGCCACGTTTTGCCGGCAGCGGGCAAATCATCGCGGCAATGCCCAGAATCAAAAGAATGTTCGCAATATTGCTGCCGATGATATTCCCGATGAAGAGGTCCCCATTCCCCTCCGCGCCCGCAAACAGGCCAATCACCAGCTCCGGCAGCGACGTGCCAAAAGAGACCACCGTCAGCCCGATAACCAGATCGCTGACCCGCAGCGCCTTCGCCACCGACGACGCCCCACGAACAAGCCAGTCCGCCCCCTTGATCAGCAGCGCCAGCCCCCCGATAAGCAGCACATAATCCATGCCAAAACTTCCTGATTTTGACGACGCGAGCGCCGTGGAGTGAAATGACTACCCGATTCGGGCGACGAAGAGGCGACAGCATAGCCTGCGAAGTCAAACCCGAGCAAGCTAACGGCGGAACTCCCCCAAAAAACACAAACACTCCCCGGGGGTTTAGCGGGGAGTGTTGTGCTGTAGATCGTGACGCGCGACACAATGGGAAAATGCCGCGAACCAGCCTACAGTAGTGTGCGAAGATTGTTCATGCCCGCGCCGGATATTCTCCGGTCGCCAAGGCGAATTAACAGGTTCCTAACTGACGTCCGCCGTCCACTGCCGGAAGAAGGCCTGAATTCCTCGAACCGGACGGAGCCTGATATTTGTGTAGTGCATCCGCATCAACTTGTCGAATGCGTCCAACTTGTCCTGGGCAATAATGGTGCCCTGTGCGCGATCTTCCAGACTATCCGCAGTACGCGCGGAATACTCAAACACCGCCATGGTTCGTTCACCTCTGCTTGGGCCTTGCGTTCGACTGTTCCGAAGCCTCATCAGCGACTTCTGCCTATATAGTCGTAATTCCGGACAGATTGTGCAGAAAATGAACCAAATTGGAACATGCTTGCGGAAAAAACGGGAAGAACCGGATAAAGAGGGCCCCGATCACGAAAAAATCGTCCGATTCCGTCAATAAACTTGCCCCGGGACGCCCCGCTCAATAATCGGCCGACTTCCGCCCGTACCGATCCCCGAAGGGGCCCTCCTGCTCGTCTTCCATACTCTGCCGGATGCGCAGGTAGGATTCATAACGCCACGGGGTCAGTTCACCCGCCTCCACCGCTGCCGTCACCGCGCAATCCGGCTCGTGCGTGTGGCTGCAATCGCGAAAACGGCAATCCACCCCCAGCGCCGCCAGATCCGGAAAAAACCAGCCGACTTCCGCCGGCGACACCCCCCACACCCCCAGCGCGCGTATCCCCGGCGTGTCGATGATACGGATCCCCCCGTCGAGCTCATACAGCCGCGATGCCGTCGTCGTGTGCCGGCCACGTTGCGAGACGTCGCTCACCTCCTGTGTGTGCACCGCCAGGTCCGGGTCAAGCGCATTCAGGAGCGACGACTTCCCCACGCCGCTGTGGCCGCTCAACACGCTAAGCTTCCCGCCCAGCAGCCCCCGGAGTTCGTCCAGCCCCGCCCCCGTCTCGCAGCTGGTCCGGATCACGCGAAAACCGAGCGTCTCGTAATCCTGAAGTTCCGGGGGCGCCTCGTCGACCAGATCCATCTTGTTCACGCAGATGACCGTGTCCACCCCGCCCACCTCCGCCGCGATCAGGTAGCGATCCACCAGCCCGGGACGGAACGGCGGGTTGGCCGCCGCCGTTACGATCACCAACAGATCGATGTTCGCCGCAAATACCTGCTCGTCGAGCTTGTCGTGCTCGTGGCCCGGGCGGCTCAGCCGCGTGCGCCGCGGCGCAACCCCCCGAACCATCCACTTCTCCGCCTCCCGCTCCACGTACACCTTGTCCCCCGGAGCCAGCAGCGACGTCCGCCCCTCCTTCAGCCGCTCGTCAATCAGGCAGAGCTCCTCCGCCCCGTCCTTCAACACAAACGCCCACTTCTTCGAATGCGATATCAGCAGCGCGTTCGGCTCGAAATCGGTCGGCAGCGATTGCAGCTCAAGCGCCACATCCGAAATCGCCGCCTGCGCGCGCCGGTGCCGGATGCGGTCGTGGGTGAACGACGTCTCGTGCGCCTCCGCCCAGTTCCGCGTGCGCACCTGTTTGCGCTTCTTCTTTTTGACCTGCTTCTTTTTCATTCATCCCGCATACGGCGGCTCTCCCGACCCTTCGGCCGCGGCTACGACACCTCGGGGTTAAGCACCGGATACCCGTGGCTTCTCACGATCCCAATGAGCCGCTGATCCGCCGAGACAAAAACGGCGTCCCGAGTGCAGTTCTCCCGATAAAACGAAAACTGGAGTGCGTCGAGGGTCGCCAGGGTATTCGCTCCATGGTTCTCGACGAGAAATTGGTATGCGTTCGCGATTACCGAGGGCGTGAATGGAAAGACGCGGATACGGCTTCTGACATCCTCGGAAAACCGCGCCACAAGTGATTCGAAAAACACGGCGTCGATGTGCCCGGATCGCCGCTGCCGCGCGGCGGACGACATCAACTCCAACCGCGCGAGCTCCGAGATGCAGATGGTGTCCGAACCACGGTACATAGCCCGCACGTTCTCCGTACCCCGTTCCTGGTGGTACAGTTTGAGCAGTGCGGAGGAATCTACATAGTAATTCACGTGCTGGCGTGCCGCTCAGCAATCAATTCATCGGCCCAACTGCTGGTGTCTGACGCGGACATTTCCAACACCTCATCAAGCGTCGGAATCCTCTTCTTCGCTTCCGGCTGCCTGGACGGCTGCCGCAAAGACTGAAGATGGGTGTAGAGTTGCGCGAGCTCGGCCTCGCCCAGTTGGTCAATTGCCTGGTGGATCTGTTCTTTCAGTGTCATTGAATCGGTCTCCATCAAGAAGTGGTGCTGCTTGTCCTTTTCGCTGCAATTATACCTGTCCGAGACCAAAACGGAAAACGTGGCGATGACGCCTCACGCCTCCGGATCAAACGACACGCGCTTCTCAATATACGCCGACACCTCGTCCATCGGCATCCGCACCTGCTCCATGCTGTCGCGCTCGCGGATCGTCACCGTGTTGTCCTCTTTCGTGTCGTAATCCACGCAGATGCAGAACGGCGTGCCCACCTCGTCCATGCGCCGGTAGCGCCGCCCGATCGCGCCCGCCTGGTCGTAGTACGTGTTGAACTTCCGCCGCAGCTTCTTCTCCAGCTCCTGCGCGATCTCCGCCAGCCCATCCTTCTTCACCAGCGGCAGCACCGCCGCCTTGATCGGCGCCAGCTTCGGCGCAAATCGCATCACCACGCGCGTCTCCCCCTCCACCTCTTCCTCGTCATACGCCGCGCAAAGCACCGCCAGCGTCGTACGGTCCGCACCCGCCGATGGCTCCAGCACCGTCGGCACAAAGCGCTCGTTCTTCACCTGATCGAAAAACGACAAGTCCTTGCCCGAATGCTTCGAATGCGCGTTCAGATCAAACGTCCCCCGGTTCGCCAGGCCCTGCAGCTCGCCCCACCCAAACGGGAACTCGTACTCCACGTCCACCGTCCGCTTCGAATAATGCGCCAGCGCCTCCTTCGGGTGCTCATACCACCGCAGCTTGTCCTCCGGCAGGCCCAGCCGCAGATACCAGCTCCAGATCGCCTCCTGCCACCGCTCAAACCAGATCTCCTCCTCCTCCTCCTTGCAGAAAAACTCGATCTCCATCTGCTCAAACTCGCGGCTCCGGAAGATGAAATTCCGCGGGTTCACCTCATTCCGGAAGCTCTTCCCCACCTGCGCAATACCAAACGGGATCTGGCACCGGTACGACGAATACACCTCC
It includes:
- a CDS encoding PSD1 domain-containing protein — protein: MQCFRFMAMASLWTAAIAPIAPADPIDFGRDVRPVLAGKCFQCHGPDEAARQAGLRLDTFEGATMALKSGAPAIVPGDASQGSFFARITTHDEVDRMPPPEVSPALDDATVDLLRRWVNEGAAYAPHWSFVKPEKAPLPPVDDLAWPRNAIDHFIAAGLRDAGLAPAQEADRHTLIRRLSLDLTGLPPAPEAVEAFVNDPSPVAYEKLVEDLLASPRFGERWARIWLDIARYADTKGYEADRHRDMWRFRDWVIEAFNQDMPFDQFTIEQMAGDLLPEPTLEQQLATAFHRNTMTNDEGGTDNEEFRTAAVLDRVDTTMAAWMGLTMNCAQCHTHKYDPITQKEYYQFYAFLNQTQDADLFPEESPVLPAPTRDQQREMDFLRERLDQAADAMRAALPARNEPQEAWEQRIAAEGGGAPVPGAWQSLGPIPQDDFEQAFASDGGLDVTSRDLAAPEGYEWIPRPDWTDGEVRNLEGQTAITYLRRTIQAAEPAAYPVKLGSNDAIQVWLNGVEVHSNKVLRSIEPGSDEVTLNLVAGDNLLLLKITNAGGAYAYSYESGYTGLPLELLKIARTPAASRAADQADQILAYYREHIAPELAPLRDDRAQLQARLDEINAAVPKIPVLRELPPGEQRATHIFEKGSFLSPGDEVFPGTPAFLHPLPYDAPRNRLGMARWLVDRENPLTARVLVNRFWTQFFGVGIVETAEDFGQQGELPINQPLLDWLAVDLMENGWSMKQLCRTIVTSATYRQASAVRPETQAKDPYNRLLARGPRFRLEAEMVRDQALAASGLLSDDLFGPSVMPPQPEGIWQVVYSGDEWKTSEGGDRYRRGLYTYWRRTSPYPSMITFDAPSREVCTLRRIPTNTPLQALTTLNDPVYVEAAQALARRVISEAPDPSLEGRIRHAFLLAASRPPEDAEIATVRRLYEDARATYAGNADGALAMATVPLGPALPGQDDAELAAWTVVGNVLLNLDEVLTKR
- a CDS encoding DUF1501 domain-containing protein, which encodes MNPYLHYMHGLTRRHFLQRTGAGIGALALGALLGESAGAAYGQPRGPHFTPTAKRVIYLHMAGSPPQLDLFDYKPKLNELNGQPCPQDFLENERFAFITGHPSILGSPYQFQQRGESGAWVSELMPHLAGVSDDLCMVRSLHTDQFNHAPAQLFLYTGSPRLGRPSMGSWLTYGLGTENQNLPGFVVLVSGNKTPDAGKSVWGSGFLPTVHQGVQCRTTGDPVLYVSNPDGMDRAMRRRSLDALNELNELHFAKDADPETQTRISQYELAYRMQLSVPEVMDIAAEPEYIHRLYGSDPGATSFANNCLLARRLIEQGVRFVQLFDWGWDTHGTSPNDDIVTHLPLKCRLSDRPIAALITDLKQRGLLEDTLVVWSGEFGRTAMNEARNGSTFLGRDHHPHAFTVWMAGGGSNRGAQIGQTDELGYRITENPIHIHDFQATLMAMMGFDHERLTFHYQGRDYRLTDVHGRVRPELMA
- a CDS encoding calcium/sodium antiporter, giving the protein MDYVLLIGGLALLIKGADWLVRGASSVAKALRVSDLVIGLTVVSFGTSLPELVIGLFAGAEGNGDLFIGNIIGSNIANILLILGIAAMICPLPAKRGTVWKEIPFTLGAAILFFVLLNDRLVEGDEVSRLGHIDGLVLLGFFCAFMYYVVQLVKDDKDKEWLEEPASDPLPRSIVEIVVGIAGLVIGGRLSVTSAEQIALSWGMSQAFIGLTVIAIGTSLPELATSGMAAYRKNVDIAVGNVVGSNIFNIFIVAGLTSVFHSVEYNETNNLDMGVMLVATLLLFGFMFTGRTPHTLQRREGAVLVGLYVVYMGFLVYRG
- the rsgA gene encoding ribosome small subunit-dependent GTPase A, with product MKKKQVKKKKRKQVRTRNWAEAHETSFTHDRIRHRRAQAAISDVALELQSLPTDFEPNALLISHSKKWAFVLKDGAEELCLIDERLKEGRTSLLAPGDKVYVEREAEKWMVRGVAPRRTRLSRPGHEHDKLDEQVFAANIDLLVIVTAAANPPFRPGLVDRYLIAAEVGGVDTVICVNKMDLVDEAPPELQDYETLGFRVIRTSCETGAGLDELRGLLGGKLSVLSGHSGVGKSSLLNALDPDLAVHTQEVSDVSQRGRHTTTASRLYELDGGIRIIDTPGIRALGVWGVSPAEVGWFFPDLAALGVDCRFRDCSHTHEPDCAVTAAVEAGELTPWRYESYLRIRQSMEDEQEGPFGDRYGRKSADY
- a CDS encoding type II toxin-antitoxin system VapC family toxin, yielding MNYYVDSSALLKLYHQERGTENVRAMYRGSDTICISELARLELMSSAARQRRSGHIDAVFFESLVARFSEDVRSRIRVFPFTPSVIANAYQFLVENHGANTLATLDALQFSFYRENCTRDAVFVSADQRLIGIVRSHGYPVLNPEVS
- a CDS encoding glycine--tRNA ligase; the encoded protein is MDKLVSLCKRKGFIFQSSGIYGGVNGCWDFGPLGVELKRNLKDDWWYNFVQLRDDVVGIDASIIMHPEVWVASGHVEAFHDVVVDCKACRHRFRQDHLESDRCPDCGGELTEPKKFNSMLKTQLGVSEDTAVNTYLRPETCQSIFVDFKEVYSSYRCQIPFGIAQVGKSFRNEVNPRNFIFRSREFEQMEIEFFCKEEEEEIWFERWQEAIWSWYLRLGLPEDKLRWYEHPKEALAHYSKRTVDVEYEFPFGWGELQGLANRGTFDLNAHSKHSGKDLSFFDQVKNERFVPTVLEPSAGADRTTLAVLCAAYDEEEVEGETRVVMRFAPKLAPIKAAVLPLVKKDGLAEIAQELEKKLRRKFNTYYDQAGAIGRRYRRMDEVGTPFCICVDYDTKEDNTVTIRERDSMEQVRMPMDEVSAYIEKRVSFDPEA